From the Gemmatimonadota bacterium genome, one window contains:
- a CDS encoding alkylphosphonate utilization protein, producing MPNTQSPPPCPSCNSPYTYEQGPMLICPECAYEWTAVVEAAESGPKVIRDANGTPLTDGDTVTVIKDLKIKGSSLVVKVGTKVKNIRLVDGDHDIDCKIDGVGSMGLKSEFVRKS from the coding sequence ATGCCCAACACCCAATCGCCGCCGCCCTGCCCGTCCTGCAACTCGCCCTACACCTACGAGCAGGGGCCGATGCTGATCTGTCCCGAGTGCGCGTACGAGTGGACTGCCGTGGTCGAGGCCGCCGAGAGCGGGCCGAAGGTGATCCGCGACGCGAACGGCACCCCGCTCACCGATGGCGACACGGTGACGGTGATCAAGGATCTCAAGATCAAGGGATCATCCCTGGTGGTGAAGGTCGGCACCAAGGTGAAGAACATCCGCCTCGTCGACGGCGACCACGACATCGATTGCAAGATCGACGGCGTGGGGTCGATGGGACTCAAGTCGGAGTTCGTGCGGAAATCGTAG
- a CDS encoding CocE/NonD family hydrolase, which produces MAAFRLARLALMLFIGALLTAPTLSAQQPDAALDALFTRREVMIPMRDGVKLFTVILTPRTATGPLPVLMSRTPYGTNGWGGTSGIAVGFKELIADGYLFVFQDIRGQHKSEGVFIMNRPPRDKSKAGSVDEATDTWDTIDYILTNNRTNGRVGMLGISYPGFLVNAAQVDPHPALKAMSPQASMVDTWMGDDFFHQGAFRQSYGTEWVHGRESKQAGTGPLTITRWDTYDWYRSFPTLAALAQATGANKWPTWQRFVAHPSYDSVWQQRAVQRYLNHTDIPTLTVGGWWDQEDGFGPQASYPALERTDTAGVSKLVIGPWFHGQWFDETADSLGAIRFGRNTGDDFRALQARFFALYLKDRATAPIAEATMFDAGSNSWREFAAWPPKNAERKKLYFGANRTLSFTAPTAAVGQDAYVSDPANPIPYRPRPIPSYVEWNEWLTRDQRFVDGRPDVLTWQTAPLTADITIAGDVVAKLFASTTGSDADWVVKLIDVYPDSGVARPAMRGYQLMVASEIMRGRYRKSFAKAEPIPANTVVPFTVDLHQQAYTFRAGHRIMVQVQSSWFPLYDRNPQTFVPNIFLAKASDYRAQTHRVQRSAKWPSHVEVGVLR; this is translated from the coding sequence ATGGCCGCGTTCCGTCTCGCTCGTCTCGCCTTGATGCTGTTCATCGGTGCGTTGCTCACCGCGCCAACCCTCTCCGCCCAGCAACCCGACGCGGCGCTCGACGCGCTCTTCACCCGACGCGAGGTGATGATCCCGATGCGCGACGGCGTGAAGCTCTTCACGGTGATCCTCACGCCGCGCACGGCGACCGGTCCGCTCCCCGTGCTGATGTCGCGCACGCCGTACGGCACGAATGGCTGGGGCGGCACGAGCGGGATCGCGGTCGGCTTCAAGGAGCTGATCGCCGACGGCTACCTCTTCGTCTTCCAGGACATCCGCGGACAGCACAAGTCGGAGGGCGTCTTCATCATGAATCGCCCGCCGCGCGACAAGTCGAAGGCCGGCAGTGTCGACGAGGCGACCGACACCTGGGACACCATCGACTACATCCTCACGAACAACCGCACCAACGGCCGCGTCGGCATGCTCGGCATTTCGTACCCCGGCTTCCTGGTCAATGCGGCGCAGGTCGATCCGCATCCCGCACTGAAGGCGATGTCGCCGCAGGCCTCGATGGTCGACACCTGGATGGGCGATGACTTCTTCCACCAGGGCGCCTTCCGGCAATCGTACGGCACCGAGTGGGTGCACGGCCGCGAGTCGAAGCAGGCCGGCACCGGCCCGCTGACGATCACGCGCTGGGACACCTACGACTGGTATCGCTCCTTCCCGACGCTCGCCGCACTCGCGCAGGCCACCGGCGCCAACAAGTGGCCCACCTGGCAACGCTTCGTGGCGCACCCGAGCTACGACTCGGTCTGGCAGCAGCGGGCCGTGCAGCGCTATCTCAATCACACCGATATCCCGACGCTCACGGTCGGTGGCTGGTGGGACCAGGAGGATGGCTTCGGCCCGCAGGCGTCGTATCCGGCGCTCGAGCGCACCGACACCGCCGGCGTGAGCAAGCTGGTGATCGGCCCGTGGTTCCACGGCCAGTGGTTCGACGAGACCGCCGACTCGCTCGGCGCGATCCGCTTCGGCCGCAACACCGGCGACGATTTCCGGGCGCTGCAGGCGCGCTTCTTTGCGCTGTACCTGAAGGATCGTGCGACGGCGCCGATCGCCGAGGCGACGATGTTTGATGCGGGGAGCAACAGCTGGCGGGAGTTCGCGGCGTGGCCGCCGAAGAACGCCGAGCGGAAGAAGCTCTACTTCGGGGCCAACCGCACGCTCTCGTTCACGGCGCCGACCGCGGCGGTGGGGCAGGATGCGTACGTCTCCGATCCGGCGAACCCGATTCCGTATCGGCCGCGGCCGATCCCGTCCTACGTGGAATGGAACGAGTGGCTCACGCGCGACCAGCGCTTTGTCGATGGGCGACCCGATGTGCTCACCTGGCAGACGGCGCCGCTCACTGCCGACATCACCATCGCCGGCGACGTGGTGGCGAAGCTCTTTGCGTCGACCACCGGGTCTGACGCCGACTGGGTGGTGAAGTTGATTGATGTGTATCCGGACAGCGGCGTGGCGCGTCCGGCGATGCGCGGCTACCAGCTGATGGTGGCGAGCGAGATCATGCGCGGCCGCTATCGCAAGTCGTTCGCGAAGGCGGAGCCGATCCCGGCGAACACGGTGGTGCCGTTCACGGTGGACCTGCACCAGCAGGCGTACACCTTCCGCGCCGGGCACCGGATCATGGTGCAGGTGCAGAGCAGCTGGTTCCCGCTGTATGACCGGAATCCGCAGACCTTCGTCCCCAACATCTTCCTCGCCAAGGCGAGCGACTACCGCGCGCAGACGCACCGCGTGCAGCGCTCGGCGAAATGGCCATCGCATGTCGAGGTGGGGGTGCTGCGGTAA
- a CDS encoding VOC family protein, with amino-acid sequence MLYKPSGYTSVAPYLIVSDAKATIAFLRAAFDAELIQTMDAPDGRIRHAEVRIDDTVVMVADSAPGWPPQPSHVHIYLPDVDAAFERALGAGGTSVQEPEQKGDPDRRGGVSDPGGTTWWIATRVG; translated from the coding sequence ATGCTCTACAAGCCCTCCGGCTACACCTCCGTCGCCCCGTACCTCATCGTCTCCGACGCCAAGGCGACCATCGCCTTTCTCCGCGCCGCCTTCGATGCGGAGCTGATCCAGACCATGGATGCCCCCGACGGCCGCATCCGTCACGCCGAGGTGCGCATCGACGACACCGTGGTGATGGTTGCGGATTCGGCGCCCGGATGGCCGCCGCAGCCGTCGCACGTGCACATCTATCTCCCCGATGTCGATGCCGCCTTCGAGCGCGCCCTCGGCGCCGGTGGCACGTCCGTGCAGGAACCGGAGCAGAAGGGCGATCCCGATCGGCGCGGCGGCGTCAGCGATCCGGGCGGGACGACGTGGTGGATTGCGACGCGGGTGGGGTGA
- a CDS encoding PEP-CTERM sorting domain-containing protein, which produces MRSRFIVGALLVALGAAPASAQWTYQFSGTWDFTGTPQTLAFTLTTAAPITSGGFWNPSSCSITPGTVGTNYYLCDQPEIDPNGFGTGFGYIGARFLNFDVATNSPTGGGAAFFWFAPGTFSTPGSYSRVPDGTTISAPNPFYDPNAVCNDPNDDLCRMTDFYGSAGQATLDVSFSTPVGNGDVVPEPATLTLLATGLVGMAGARRSRKRG; this is translated from the coding sequence ATGCGCAGTCGATTCATCGTCGGGGCGCTCCTGGTCGCCCTGGGAGCGGCGCCAGCATCGGCGCAGTGGACCTACCAATTCAGCGGGACCTGGGATTTCACCGGCACACCCCAGACGCTCGCCTTCACCCTCACCACGGCGGCCCCGATCACCTCGGGCGGCTTCTGGAACCCGTCCAGCTGCTCGATCACGCCGGGCACCGTGGGGACCAACTACTACCTGTGCGACCAGCCCGAGATCGATCCGAACGGCTTCGGGACCGGCTTCGGGTACATCGGCGCCCGCTTCCTGAACTTCGACGTCGCCACCAACAGCCCGACCGGCGGCGGCGCGGCCTTCTTCTGGTTCGCACCGGGGACCTTCTCGACGCCCGGGAGCTACTCGCGGGTGCCGGATGGGACCACGATCAGCGCGCCGAATCCCTTCTACGATCCGAACGCGGTCTGCAACGACCCGAACGATGACCTCTGCCGCATGACGGATTTCTATGGCAGCGCGGGCCAGGCGACGCTCGACGTCAGCTTCTCGACGCCGGTCGGCAATGGCGACGTGGTGCCGGAGCCGGCGACCCTCACGTTGCTCGCGACGGGACTGGTTGGGATGGCTGGCGCACGGCGGTCACGGAAGCGCGGATGA